The Salvia miltiorrhiza cultivar Shanhuang (shh) chromosome 2, IMPLAD_Smil_shh, whole genome shotgun sequence DNA window aagtacgttttcgatccaaagcacgtgatacaccaaaatgagatgatccttaatccagacctgagctatgaagaaagacccgaagcgattttagataaaaaggtgcaacaactccgaaataaatcaatcacctcagtgaaagttctttggaggcaccatggacaagaagaagctacgtgggagctcgaagacaagatgaaagaaaaatatccagagttgtttaacgaaggtatgcaaatttcgggacgaaatttattttaaggggggtagtatgtgatgccccgctcttttaaatacatattagattaaatatgtgcattagttataaaattcttttaattatttatggtgattattttgttcagataataatatttcagcaaaagtctgtataagagatacagagctgcgatttaatattcagtcatgaatgaaaccaataattaaatttattggtttaactatacgtttgagactttgttttaccagtttattgatttaatcaatattgttagaaaatttagatttataaccgattttataaatcgtgttatttaaatcaaattgctagaattataacttgagatcatatgcataataattttattatttcgcattatatgagttaaggtattaagtcgcgaattaattccgactttcacgtattaaatctcaagattgaggatttaatttatgtaaatacgaggagtatttattaaacgagaattggagaattattacaggaactaggagaaactagatcacggcactacacgtatgtctcgatttttcatccaacacatcaattcctacactatttcctacactattccctacactattccctatactattcCACCTTCacctccaatacaccattactgcagaagtttttctaaagattgcagatttcttcctgtagcatatctgaactccatcacaccccaaagtttcctgtaggagaagaaaatcacgccaatatccacaattttcaaaagcttcagcacgccgagaaagaaatttcacggcaagatcacaattgtcaaaggatgcaaatttcaacgatcaaatcttcaaaagttgcaactccaggtaccaaaatttccaccattttgattctgttgtctgcagaaactcctctataaattgaggagagttctgcagaaggaagaagtgcagcgagaggtgtgaggcaagagagagtttaggagatttgtttttttacttgcaagagctcaagtgagctcccttcgccgggccttttcttcgtcgaccggccactaggctctgaaccgagaacgtgtactcgttcctccatctttaggctaccaaacccaacaatcgaaaggccgaaaccttctctatattttcccgaccaaaggccacaatatcctttggaggccaacgtcgaattcccgacttagccaccggccaacttacggccttcgtttctcactatccttacgacgaaaaaggatcgagaaaccaccgttgtgtagcctgatctatctcgcacgaggaaaaccaagtcgtagaccttcgcggctaaaccccatcgcggaacgacgaccagaaaaaaaccccggcgaacaacttccattagtgctcacttggacaagggtaagttgacgcccttatttcgatgcattcccgtttctattatattatgagaaatttctggggtatagatgggagtgtggtaaatattcgtacaaagtttcatatcatttgaacttcgtttactacccttttaaaattcgagaagtctactgcccgtatctgctaaaactgtcgtgaggcagatgattaggttaattatttcagtaaccatatgttgatatttagctctcaaatttttattctatgaagatatatgtgttagctatctacatataaaatttgagatcattcaggtaacgtttgctatttttcaaaaatctggactttcagttggcagaaactgccgaatctggtaggcgatgggaaaatcgctatatctcttaaactacttggagtttttcaacatactttttttttaatcaaactagactcaaagaggtttctattgatataaaattagactccatacgagttcggagtaaaagcagtttattagttgaagttgaatatatacagttttgttgagatggaaatgattcaaaataattcctattaaggattttaaagttttattgttgataaaatatcacttttagtttataaatgagctattgagatatataaatattctgagaaagatttcatgagaacttgttggtaaaattatattagatggaatagttgataaatgaaatattaaagatttattaattaaatggttaaaatattaaaattattagatcttctcgaaaatttctttttatagttaactccttttattattttaaaatatttttacaaatgttcctaaaatctcacaatgaaattttcatcaggaattaatgtttagaatttattaatgacttattagttcttttaatagtagcaatatatatatatattgattggcattattaaatggggaaaaggaaaatattttataaattattctttatttataatggataaataaaggaataatataaaatgggctttcctacatcctcaaaggtacatgaagtatttcgataaaagaagaacgattgtatatgagttagatacagtcgtttaaggaaatatgggtagttagagaaatgagtgaatagtgattcactgcatttgttgttatctttcctattattcactcgaacacatgtttcgtgttatcaaaggttcaaataaacaaaagcgcctgagtaacctatcgcgctaaggaaagagaatcattgtcttaagtagcaaaacactgcaatcaggtaggcattactttcatatatatcaaatgaatttaactgttacgttcaagcaagttatttcatgacaaaatctttgaattgaagttatttcaagtattgtcttgccataaaatgtttcaatttcagtatgatatctatctgatatggttttgccagttatcatgtaatcgaattcgagtcttgagcagttgatagctatcctgccttggctagtgtacaccagtgaccgtgagtcatctagcgggttggccggtcaagtgaccgtgagaggtggccacctctccggcacacagattcagatatgatagattacaaaagaacttagtctgatcagacgaactttagaatcacaaatgaatttagtatgcttagggccttttaaagtaaaaacccttggttatactattgaaatggcatgacaatttacagttattatgtatgtatatgattttcggcatatgtctactgagtaccttgtactcagccctgcatgtatttctaaatgtgcaggttgagcagtgatgagtgatgatggggtgtcgtacggagctttgtcatatttactaaataaactcttggcgatacatgtcttcatacatgtatcacgttctcatttccgctgcgaacactcagttatgatgcagtttatcctattatgttggattgtcaaatcaagttattgtataaacacttaaatcggatactcatgaccgattactcgttattatctatatatatgtgtgacttattctcatatgatgtctaaatcttaatttaattcatttataattatttatcacccctttctgtcccctctcctaatttcccttccctagtcacggtttcccggcttacctatccttagttaagtccggtcgtgacattgGAGGTAGAAGTGATTGTTAATAatagttttaattaaaaatgctaaatatttattCGTCTATATACGCAATAGAGGATTTAAAATGTTGTTTCATAGTGCATCCTCTACACACACATAATAACCGAGTATGtgagaaattaaaatatgatattGATGCCGAAAAGGGTACATAGAATACTTATTTGTGTTATGAGTAATTCATGTAATTACCACAAAGTCTATAATGATAAATtgagattaattaaattaggatCACTAACCTGAAGCCATGATGAATTCTGTATAAAGATTTGATCTTCCAGGAATACAATATCTTTTTTTAGCGTATTTCTTTTGATGGGAAAAAGAATACAGAACGATACGATTTCCCGGGGACCAGACCTCATATATATAACTTCTCAAATtatccatatttattatttggtccctcgacaaataataaatataacatttaatatatacataatataatagtatttatttacataaattatatatatatatatatatatatatatatatatatatatgtccactaattggattaattaataatttaatccAACAATTTGAAGTTGTGCCTAGCTTTTTCAAATGTGGAGGAGTTTGAGTTTCCTTAGGTGTTGGAATGCACCACATCTCTGTTTCTTATGCATGATGCAATTTAAAGGTGTTGTAATTCTTGATTCTATGTTTCTCTTTCTCTATATGATAACTGATGGAAAAATCTCATATGCGACATGTCATACACAATCTCTGTTTCCTAAGGATTCCATCAACTTGTATATTAATCAAACAAATACGTGATGACCAAACCAACATACAATCATCAACCAAATATACAGAGGAAAACAAAAAAATCTACAAGCAAAATACTGCTCTTCATGAGAAGAAGCTGAAACCAAGAATGGCGGCGGATAAAACGAAGATGCAAGGCCTATACGACGTCGCATGACTCTTTTCGCCAGGCCGCCGGTGAACCACGTTGGCACCACCGTATGCGCCATTCCCTTTCTGCCCCTTACCGGTCAGGCTGATCTCCTCCGCCGCCGTGACCTTTCTTGCACGCCCACAATCTGCGTAATTTCATGATTCAAACATGATACAACTAATAAAAACCATACAATTTTTTAAGTGATATGATTCTCACCATGTTTTTCTTCCGTTTTGGCCTGCGAGGAAATCAATATATCTTTGCTCCTTAACATCTCACAATTTTGATGAGCCAAACTTGTGAGGAAATTAGCTGTGTATAAGAGGATTAACATCCAAGCAAAAGAGTTCATCTCTTTCTCTAAGATGATTCTCAGTTATGAAGATGACAGATGATGAAGAGTGTTATATATAGAAGCGATTTTTTTCTTGTCATGTGAGaactgaaaaatagaaaatgatgTTTCACTGTTGGTCTGAAAAAGTtggtttgttttatttttcgtAGAGAAAGCTAAATTGAAATGAAATGTCAGTATTTCACAAAATGAACAATGTGGAATATATCAGTGATTCTGTCTGATTGAGTTTATGTGGTAAGTAAGAAGGTTTTGTAATTAGTAGTAAtatgttaaattaaaaatagcTTAATTAATACTCATCTTCGACGAGTCCATTTCACTCACATTCCCCGTGAGGGAAACTGGCCTGCGGATTTTATGGCAAAGAGAGAGCATCAGGTTCCAACGTTGACTACTTTTGACTGCTCTTCTGCTCCTAGGCAGTTTCTTGCTCTGGTTAGGATGGATCAGCTTTACTATTCTAACTTTAAATTCAGTTCATGTTGATAGCTAGTTTGCTTTGGTTTGTTTCCTTTCTGATTTCGTTTCATTTATCTTCTGAATGTAGCAATTTTTGAGttacatttctttatatttttgttcGGTCTGTTTTCGGTTTCTCCTTGTTGATTCCGCTGGGCGTTGTCACTTTTGGGCAGCGTCTTGTATGAGACACTGGTTGATGATTTATCTATATAGGTTGGGGGTCTGTCTAACCCTTCACCCTTTCGggtgttgtttttttttttaaaaaaaaagagtgagAGTGGTAGATGTACTAATGAAATGAAACGCGAAATCTattgattaaaattttcaaactcACAATTTTTACAATGTCCtttcatattaatttatataatttgtgaCCTACATTATCT harbors:
- the LOC131012284 gene encoding uncharacterized protein LOC131012284, with amino-acid sequence MNSFAWMLILLYTANFLTSLAHQNCEMLRSKDILISSQAKTEEKHDCGRARKVTAAEEISLTGKGQKGNGAYGGANVVHRRPGEKSHATSYRPCIFVLSAAILGFSFFS